The DNA segment CTGGCCCGGTCTTGGAGTTGACCAGTTTGAGTTGGATGCCAGGTTCCGCCACGGCTCGGAAAGGCGTCGTCTGCCAATACGTTTGAGTGTTCTTCTTCCACATTACCACGTAGAAGCGCTTGTTGTTTTGATATCTGGTGAAAAgataataatttcaaaaaataagtATGCTGTTAAGGGGCTTCCTTGACACAGTTAAAATTGGGGCATCCTATGTTCCTGATAATGATTGAAACTTCATTAATGACTATGCATGCATACCTCTTCTGGCGACTAGGAGGCAGGAGAGAATTTTTTTTACACTAAGAATTATTTGCCTCTTGTTCTGCACAAGCAAAATTACTTTTTGTCAAGATTTAGGTAGGTTATATTTATAGAATTTATAATCAGTTAGAGCACCTCATTTTCTCGGAGCACCAAACCATATTTTGCAAACAAAACACTTACCCAAATATAAACCCGACATAGTCATCATCAATGTTGCTGTCAACGAAGAAAGTGCCATCAAAGTCGACCCCGCCAAAGTATTCGAAGCCGACGGCAAGTCCAGGGTCGGAGTTGAGCGTCTGGAGTATCTCCGCACCCTCGTTGTTGATGGCCCAGTTGGGGTCCTGTTGCGACTCGCCCTCGGGGTCCAGACGGACTGTCATGTATTTTCTAGAATAGGAATaatgattaaaattattattttagatattATCTCTATAATATCAGCCTACGATTGGAGAAGAAGTCTCTAACTGTAGAAGACTGTATTTATCAATACCAATCTTCATATCTCATTCTGAGGAGATGAtgataaagaaataaagaagaataatattaaTGCGTTCTGTTAAAGCAAGAGGGTAATCTAATAGATTACCTGAAGTCCGTCCGATGAATCCTTGAGTTGTTGGGGCAGTTGTCAAGTTCGTTGATGACTTGGTCGCCGTCGAAATCGTTGTCGCAGGCGTCGCCCACTCTATCACCTGGACcaaatatttattgataaaaactTTGCACGTtcttaagttttaattaaatatgaatgCATAGCTTATCCCAGAAACCAtagtataagtaggtataaggGTTCACTTGTCGACAAACGTAACGTAGGATGTTCCGACAATCTCAAAAAAGCGGGAAATCAGGCTTTTTGACGCGGTTTGACGTTTTAGTCATGGTTGCCGCCTTTCTTAGGGAAGACGAGTGATAAATCGGCTGCAAAAATGATAACATCATCTAGAAAAAACCCATTTGGAGTCTCTACCTTTGCTATCTCTGGTTAGCAACTAGCGGGCTCAGCGTCGCGTCGCACGCGTCGCCCTTGCCTAGACTATTCCCAACTATGCCCTAACGTTGCTATATCCCTTTGGTCGCAATTAGCACCTTGCTTAGGGGAGGCAAAGTTAAGTCCAGCAGCAGAGCAGTTGTCTGAAAAATTACTTATATTACCTAAAAGCCTATCAGAGTCCCTACCATTGCTGTCCCTCTGGTCGCGGTTAGCCACGAGCGGGCAGTTGTCCTCAGCGTCGGGCACGCCGTcgttgtcgtcgtcgtcgtcgcaCGCGTCGCCCTTGCCGTCACCGTCCACGTCCAGTTGGTCGCTGTTCGGATCGTACGGGCAGTTGTCGAGGCCGTCTTGGATGCCGTCCCTGGAAAAGTAAGTTGGAGCTAGTTTTGTTTCGATCAAAATATGTCCACTGCTGTATAAAAGTTAAGATTCCTGCCGTCCCTGGATAAATAAGAGTTGAACTTGGAGCTACTTTTGCTTCGATCAAAATacgtctactgctggaaaaAAGTTAAATTTCTCCCTTATAGATTTCTAAAGTAGCAGTCCAGCTTTGCTCACATGCGTCCAGTTGGTTCttgtgaccttcaccagatcgtcgatccacttGGGAGGCTTGAAAATACTGTTTTTCGGTCAATGATCAAAgctcgagaacttttttgccccaatggccatcagtTCTACAAGCGAATACTTGGGGTGCCCAAAGTTATGGTTCCAAAGTAGTGGTGGAAATATTTTTAGCGTCCAATTCATTGCGAAATTACCAAATAAGGTCCCTTTTGCAATTATTTGATGTCAAAGCAATCGCCAAATGTGTGAAACCTCctaaatacgggactattcccacgtcTCGTTCCcagcgctgcaactcctgtgtagccaggatttacagcttgtccgccaataaaaacccaaccagtgaaggtcaagttggtcccgggggaaagttaaactgtgtACTCACTGGTCGCGGTCGACGTCGCTGTCGCAGGCGTCGCCGACGTTGTCGCGGTCGGCGTCGTCCTGCGCGGGGTTGCGCACGCGCGGACAGTTGTCGCACGCGTCGCCGATGCTGTCGCTAGAGCTGTGTACTCACTGGTCGCGGTCGACGTCGCTGTCGCAGGCGTCGCCGACGTTGTCGCGGTCGGCGTCGTCCTGCGCGGGGTTGCGCACGCGCGGACAGTTGTCGCACGCGTCGCCGATGCTGTCGCTAGAGCTGTGTACTCACTGGTCGCGGTCGACGTCGCTGTCGCAGGCGTCGCCGACGTTGTCGCGGTCGGCGTCGTCCTGCGCGGGGTTGCGCACGCGCGGACAGTTGTCGCACGCGTCGCCGATGCTGTCGCTAGAGCTGTGTACTCACTGGTCGCGGTCGACGTCGCTGTCGCAGGCGTCGCCGACGTTGTCGCGGTCGGCGTCGTCCTGCGCGGGGTTGCGCACGCGCGGACAGTTGTCGCACGCGTCGCCGATGCTGTCGCTAGAGCTGTGTACTCACTGGTCGCGGTCGACGTCGCTGTCGCAGGCGTCGCCGACGTTGTCGCGGTCGGCGTCGTCTTGTGCGGGGTTGCGAACGCGCGGACAGTTGTCGCACGCGTCGCCGATGCTGTCGCTAGAGCTGTGTACTCACTGGTCGCGGTCGACGTCGCTGTCGCAGGCGTCGCCGACGTTGTCGCGGTCGGCGTCGTCCTGCGCGGGGTTGCGCACGCGCGGACAGTTGTCGCACGCGTCGCCGATGCTGTCGCTAGAGCTGTGTACTCACTGGTCGCGGTCGACGTCGCTGTCGCAGGCGTCGCCGACGTTGTCGCGGTCGGCGTCGTCCTGCGCGGGGTTGCGCACGCGCGGACAGTTGTCACAAGCGTCGCCGATGGTGTCGCTAGAGCTGTGTACTCACTGGTCGCGGTCGACGTCGCTGTCGCAGGCGTCGCCGACGTTGTCGCGGTCGGCGTCGTCTTGCGCGGGGTTGCGCACGCGCGGACAGTTGTCGCACGCGTCGCCGATGCTGTCGCTAGAGCTGTGTACTCACTGGTCGCGGTCGACGTCGCTGTCGCAGGCGTCGCCGACGTTGTCGCGGTCGGCGTCGTCCTGCGCGGGGTTGCGCACGCGCGGACAGTTGTCACAAGCGTCGCCGATGGTGTCGCTAGAGCTGTGTACTCACTGGTCGCGGTCGACGTCGCTGTCGCAGGCGTCGCCGACGTTGTCGCGGTCGGCGTCGTCTTGCGCGGGGTTGCGCACGCGCGGACAGTTGTCACAAGCGTCGCCGATGGTGTCGCTAGAGCTGTGTACTCACTGGTCGCGGTCGACGTCGCTGTCGCAGGCGTCGCCGACGTTGTCGCGGTCGGCGTCGTCTTGTGCGGGGTTGCGAACGCGCGGACAGTTGTCGCACGCGTCGCCGATGGTGTCGCGATCTGTGTCCTCTTGGCGGGGATTATACGCTCGGGGGCAGTTGTCTTCTTCGTTTATAATGCCTggcaaaattattataataagtcACTGGCTCGTATAACTACATacaggcacagaataagtaatagtacaggtacagaaggattactccgcaagacgatttaaataaatgcgagtcttgctacgacgcgatacagtggaattcagctcgcacagcactacgtacctacaattttattctcctacaagttttgtctctttctatcgcgtgcctctgaactcttcttacgctgttagggttgctgtctagtagtgtctagtaaaaaaataattaatctacttatttgttatgaggtacgtatgtaggtaagtacgcattcattatggaaaaccttgggagaggcctttgcccagcagtggacgtcatttattttggctgaaacgaacgaacgcattctgagcagtagtcatggtaggttaggttcctatactattctaagaattattgattacctacatggtcaacatacctttcagcatctttgggaagcgaaaaaaaagataaatccggtagatttcttttcgaatttaaacacccgaacgccgcacaataatatttctttctctttatgtccatttttaaataatacttcgatcatagaattagttactacaacgcacgccagcgtcctgacgggcgcgcgcgtgacactcgactgatataatacccgccggcggggcgcttcgctataggtaattatcggatgtaccgcgcggagtgagccaggcctgatacAGGTTAGGCCACAAATTCTTGCAAATAGCCACGCTTGATTTCTTGACAACGGTTCGAGGTAGAGACGAGTGGGTGATGGGAAACTATGCATAATTTCATTACTTTCTAGTTCAACCTGTAGTATACACACGTGATGTTATATTATCCCACCAATTTTTGATAAGAAAAGCTTTCCATTTTGTCATACCAATAGAGTTACAAGGATTGCGAATCGCAATTTGCGATCTTTCTATCTACTCTTCATTGTTCTTTATAGGCTTCAAATTTTTATCTAAAATTGGAGGATTGTTTTCCATCAGTTATTATCTGATTCAATCTCTTGACTATGgttattgtacctacctaccttacaATGCTATGCATAAGGGTTTTCttcaaagttaaattattaacaCTTACCATCATCATCCATGTCGGGATCGCAGACGTCTCCTATCCCGTCTCCATCCGTATCCTCCTGGTCGGGGTTATACCTCCGGGGGCAGTTGTCGCAGAGGTCACCGCGCTTATCGCTCTGGTCTTCATCCCTATCGGCCTGGTCTGGGTTGGCGATGAGTGGGCAGTTGTCCTGTATGCCATTGTGAAATGTTATGGAAGAGGTACTTTTGCTATAGCAATCTAGTACCAGGAAAAGTCAAGGCGCCTTTTGCCAGATATTTACTAAGGAAAACGTGGGACTGCTAAATTATAAATACTCGTAGATAGAGCTATAAACATTTCGCTGGTTCAAGTTGAAGCATCAGGAAACGTCAATGATTTAAAAAGGGAAAGACTGCGTGGTTTCAGGCTTTATAACAACGTTACAACAATCTCAAAAGTTGGAACGCCacaatttaattacattttcagTCTGTGCCCTAGAAAAAATAGATTTCAAAGCATTTTTACTGGGTGTGAGAATAAAAGTAGTATACATCTTCTACCGCTAATTCGCTAGTAGCTTAACAGAAAagacaaaaatattctcaccGGGTGGTTAGCAATCCCATCTCCATCCGCGTCTGGATCGCACGAGTCTCCTACGCCGTCGCCATCTGCGTCCTCTTGTCCCGAGTTGGAGACGGTGGGACAGTTGTCAGCTTTGCAGCGGACTTCTGAACAGTCCAGGCGGTGGTCGGGGTATCCGTCCAGGTCGGTGTCCCGCCCACAGACTGTGCCGTTACCCGCCCAGCCCGTCTGTAGGGTAGGATAatcttttgaatttgaattgcgAACTTCGAACAACGTTATTTATGAAGTATCGAATATTTCCATGCCTCTAACGAAAAGTGGCATGCCATTTATGGATCTACGTAAATAGCGCTACAGATTAGCTGAACTACTGATGGTTCGTGAACTGGACGGATCGTAAAGCTAGTGGTCATAGGTTCAATGCCAGAACAACAAGTGCTTGAACATTATCGCGTATTGGTGCAGAGTTGCAGATCAACGTAAAACATCTACTTAGATGTTTTTACTTACTCGTATGTATTTCAACATGGTTATGCCTATCTATTGTCTAGTTTCTTTACAAGCTGATTTACCTTTTAACATGTAGCTTGTATATTATACTTGTAGTAACATTTCGTAAAGCGAAATATTTTACGAGAATAGAATTTGGTCCCAATATGAGAAAAGTTATAAGAAAAAGAATTGAATTGCGACTTCTATTGTGAAAGTTAGTTTGGTATTCCTACTTTACAAACAAGTATTCATGTTTCAAAGTCTATTCCAGAGAAGTTTCAGACATTTCAAGATGAATTGCTTGTCATGCAAATTCCAATCCACTTGAGCAATTTATATTTGATTAGCATTCGAGCAAATAAAATATCAAGCCCTcaagttttcatacaaacttaGGTCTAACTCGCTCAATCTATCAATCATTGTGTATCTCTTTTCATTGTAACACTTTTCTTAGCTAGACTAAATAACTTAGTAacatgtaagtaggtaagtacacgAGGAATAGGAAACCTTTTTGTAGTGCGTTTAATATCTGTAATCATTCTTATTGTTATTGTAGGCAACACACAACCTATATGACACTTTTTGGTGTAAGCAACACCTGAATATTCAAGTTACTCACCGCGCaaacgtttttattttgttaccgCACCTACCCACAGACGACATTGAGCCGACGGTAGTAGTTGGGATCGCACAGCCTCATCAGAGACTCGGAGCCCTGGTTGAAGTCGTCCAAGCACGTCTGGGTGGTGTTCACGAATATCTAAAAATGTTGAGTCCAAAACCGTGGGTAGACTAGTTACTCAGTACTCACCGCGCAAACGCATTTGTTGCCGTACCCACAGACGGCGTTAAACCGCCGGCAGTAGTTGGGGTCGCACAGCCTGATCAGAGACTCGCCCCGGTCAAAGTCGTCAAAACACGGCCGGGTGGTGTTCACGAAGAAGTTGCCTCCGCACGGCACGCAAATGTATGAGCCctgccaaaaatatttattgtcatCTGAGAAGTTTATGAGTTATACTTAATTGATATTCCACAAGCTAGACGTCAAAGTTTGTTAGAATATCGTACACTGATTAAAGCGTGGGACACTTGATCCcgattatattaattaaaaggaATAGTACCTGTTCAATTCTTCCTAAGTTGAAGAAGAAGAACTCATACCTAGATCTAATAAAACGGTAAAAAAAGAAACGGACCTAAATGAGATCCCTGTAGGACCCCTGACTAATTATAATCGCTTGCGGTGAATAACCCTTGACAGTTACAGACTCgtgtgttttatgttagactaCCTACAGTCAATACAGCAGTGCTTCCCATGTGTTTCAAGCTTAACACAAGACAGTGGGTGTGGTCTACTTTATCGAATGCGTTGTTGAAGTCTTAGAGACTTGGCGGATGTTTGGTGTAGCGGCTCTGAACGGACTACTATGACGAGAGGTCCCGGGtccgattcccggccgggcagaaattgaaatgatggattttaatttctgtgacgggtctgtgtgttttttttctgtgtataatatgtatttatttacaaaagtgtttaagtatgtttatatcagttgtctagtacccaatcccatagtacaagctttgcttagtttggggctaacggcgcagtgtaaaatgtcgaaggaaatgtccaaggatatagcATTTGTTTCATCTTCACTTACCGGAGTGTTAACGCACAGTCTTCCCCTCGGGCAAATTGCCCTGCCCTCAGCGCACTCATCGATATCCACACACTGTTCCTTCCTGACTTCATTCCCTGCCCCCCTCCAGCCCTGGCTGCCCTCAAACCCGGCAGGGCAGGGGCCGCATTGGAAACCTCCCTCTTCGTTGCGACAGGAGACCAAGTCGTCGCAAGGTCTGATCAGGTCACACTCGTCTACGTCTACGCATCCGTAGCCTGAGAAATATGGGTATTGGATTAAAAACTTAGATGTTCTAAACAAAAGAGCATCAAACTCAAATTCGGCAGCACTTGGCGAAAGAGTATCTACTTCTATGATTATTTTATCTACAGGTATATAGCTACCAGCATCTTCCAAGTCTGCTATGTCTATCTACATCGCTTTAGTTGAAAGGCAAATAAGACCTACCATCTCTATATTCGTATCCTTTCTCGCATCCCTCACACTGGTAGTAAGGGCTGTTGGACATAGGTCTGCAAGGCCTATTGCCGCAGGGCCTATGGGTTTCGCAGATATGCTGGCATCGTCTTCCATCACCGGAGTAGCCTTGAGGGCAGGAACCACAGCGGGGGCCTGCTGAAGTTTCCCGACACTCTACCCCTGGAAGAATATCAAAAGAGATCAGTATCTATAGATACTTTGGGACAATAGGCTGTTTTAGAAATGAATGAACAAACCTTGGAAGCAAGTGTTTACGGTACAGGACACCTTGTAACAGTCCTGTCCGTTACCAGTATATCCAGCTGGGCAAGATCCACATCGGAACTCTCCGTTAGGCAAGTCGTGACAAGGAACGCCTAGAAGAGTGAAAAATGAGGATGAAGAGGTCCTAGagcatttttgtaaaataatatataattttggGATATGTGCCTATACTTACGTCCACCGAAGCAAGGGTTGGCGCTGCATGGAGAGGTGCAAGTTATCCCGTCACTGGTCTGGCCGTTCGGACATCTATCGCATCGGTAGCCTTTGTCCGTGTCCGTACAATATTGTCCTAAAATAGTTAAATGTAACTTCTTAATCGAAAAGAGATACTTCAAGAGAGTGATTTTCTGGCTTACTTATTTTTGGGTGTAGTTGATATAGAACTATTATTTGCTGATTTAGTATTATGTATTGTTAATACAGCTTAACAAGAATAAGTCTACAaacgaaattatcatttttctttaaCAAACCAGTTAAGGATAAAGGGACAAATCGCAATCGACACTTCAGCATGGAAGCTGCTGAAAGTCGCTTTCAAATCCCGCCAATTTGAAAAGGGGAGTACCTATACGAGACTagtcccacctctcgtttccactaTTCCAACTCCCGTGTACCCAAgatcttttttttatccacaacgaggaagctcttggcctgtatctcacctgatggtaagtgacgatcaggccgaaggtggaagcgagcttcttCTGTTTTATTTTAGGATCTTCATCAGAATCTTACCCCTCGAGCAAGGCCTCCTGTTGCACTGGATGGGCACGCAGCGGCGGCCGTCGCCTTCCATGCCGGGCGGGCACGGTCCACACTCCGCGCCCGAAGCCGTGTTGCGGCATTGCACGCCTGTACCCGGTTGCAATGTTAACTTTGTACCTTGGCTTTGTACCCTTAGGCCTAGTTCAGACTTAGCGATAGTCGCGCGGTTTCTGGGCAGTCTTCGTATATTTGCATAAACCTTAACAGCACGGTTACCGCCACATTGCCTCGTCAATGAGAACCATCCAGAAACCACCCGGTTATAGCGCGTGTCTGAACCAGGCCTTATTTTGCATTTATGATCTTTGACATTATCCCTTTACAAGGATTGGTCAACTTTCCTTGCCATCAACTGTTGGTGTCGCGGGCACTATAGGGATGGTTATTTTTCTGGTAAGGGTCATTACTGGTTAAGGCAACCAACTATATTTAAAAAGCTATTTCGTTCAAATCCCTGATAATAAACAGTTGACACTATGATGAAACCGGACGGCCCGATGGCTAAAGTTATGATGACATCATGTGCAATGATGCAAACATTAATCTGTCATTGACTGCTCCTAACTCATGAATTTAGCATTCAATTTTGTCATTAgtctacgagtaggtaggtattatctaTCTCACAAAATatggtttaatattatttatttaatatttccatttgcgattacctataaatggctaagcagatacataatttaaggtcccattatttgtattgtattgctgttggttttccgaataaaataaataaataaatatcattttgatgcaaaaaaaatgtaaaacacAGTGTTGACTTGACAAAATTTCGTTAGAAATGATTTTACATTACCGATCAACATCTAATCCATGAAGTGTTTAATattgccatttacataattatgtgaCTACAACGAAAATTTGTCACAAAATTCATTGGATTTATGAAATGCTTAACTCTGTCCGCTTATAAAGCCTCAAATTGATCCTCTACCAGATAATCCGCGGAATCAACGCTAAGccctaatttaaataatttatttcgtgTGCCCACAGAGTGCCTCGCCCACCAGTAAAtttaaaacattacaaataTTACACGTTGTTAATATTTATATGAAGGGTAATCAAGCAACTTATACATTCACGCACAAAATGTGGGCGGACTAGGAACTCTGCAGGCAATTTAGAGGTTAAATTGGAGAAGAAATAAAAGTCCAAATacttttagaatattttaataaaaacccACAAGTATAAAAGTTGCTTGATTCTCCTTAAAACTACGTTAATAAAGGTTATTATAGTCTTatacaatatttaaaataaaaaaagaagacaATAGAAGAAGAAAGAGATGAAAATCACAAACCTACCTACGCAAATTCTGTGAGCAAAGGTGATTTTAAAGAGTTACACTAAAAGCGTCTATTAAAGCAAACGATTGCACATAATAGTCTCAAAGTAAATAGGATAATCTAgtacagtgtttttcaacctgtgggtcgcgaccccctggggggtcgcgaagcctctatagggggtcgcgagaggtcttaaaaactaaatcagtaaaaaaaaatcttataaagaCAGATAAATCCGAAATCGAATTatgcaaatgttgtatggattgaagtattcggtccctactaacatctttgcaacattataaaatgcatgaaaaaaaaaagcgaCCGGTCGGGGGGTCGTCAAAaaatgtcatgaaaaaggttgaaaaacactgatctagtataatgctatacaagtatttttttattctagttACCTAAATCATCATCAGCAGTTGAAGAATAAGTTCAGTCAGAGTGCATGCTAAACTAAGGACCTCAATTTGACTGCAATTGATTTTTAtgtttaactagctttccgcccgcggcttcgcccgcgtggaattttgtctgtcacagaaaaacaatatcgagCGCGTACCCTGGActatttaaaaccaaaatcaactcaatcggcccagccgttctcgagttttaatcagactaacgaacatcaatccatttttattttatagaagatagatatagatagatagtagaAGTGTTAGAAAAAAGGTGAGTACATTAAAATTGATGCACTGTATCTCGAGTTAATTGTTAGGTGGAGGGGGAGTATAATGAGTCAAGTAACCCTGGTAGCAAGTCGAGCCGGTGCAGCGCTCCACTGGCTGTCTGTGGCAGCACTGCTGTAGTTGAGCCCGTAGGCCGTCGATGGTGCCTTTCTGGTCGGCCACCACGCGGTGTAGAGTTTCAATACGCTGCGTCAAAAGCTGGAGGTGGCGGATGACCTCATCTGGAATTAATACGTTGGTTATGGAAGACATCGTTGTAAAGCTTGTGGAAATTACGAGGGCCTGTTCCCAGACAGTTGGTCTAAAGAGCCGGATATGTCAAAGGCAGTGCCATTTATGACACTGTTCACATTTAGGCGTTGTCCAACGAAACATAAATAGTCTCTTTAGACGGACCTAGAAAACAGACGGTCCGTCTATATGGGCCTATTTAAAGGCCCTGAGTAAACTTTTACTTCATCTTCTTTCGTGCCAACGGTACCCCTTCTTAATCACACGGTACCCCTTCTTAATCACATTTTGTCTTATTATAATTGGACCGAGGCTTATCTGGgtacataaataaatgatgaaCAACAACTAAGGTACATAATATAACTCGTGTTAACTTCAAGCTACCGAGATGTGAAGACTGGCATACCATACAAGGTTGCTCGTGCTGATATGATGCGctctaaattaatttaaacttgGATAAGTACTCATTAACGTTTCATAGTTTCAGCCTTGAGTGTATTTAATAATGCACCTTGAAAGTGCACCTCTCCTACCGTAGTTTAGGCATAGACCACACTGAATAGAAAGGAAAAGTTATGGAACAAGTTAAAATATGGGATATTGGACGAATTGCATCGaaaatttatttgaaaatcGAATTGGGGATGGGAATGGGGCGTTTGTTTTGCTTTAGTAACTTCCCCAGTTGGATACTCCGAGGAAATTCAACAGTCCCGTTTTGTTCAtcgaataaataaatcaaaaagaatagttagtttattaataagatatttttttcattgtagAGAGTTTAAATCTTGTTTCAAAGCAAAATTGAAGCACTATCCTAGTTCGGGCTACTGAGTAACCCATTGAACAACTGACAACTAAAGTGTAACCTCAGCCTGTACATAGTTGCGTCGCACCAACTGCAAAGTACTTAGTTACTTTACTGGTACCTACAGCAAACTTCGGAACTATGCTAAGTTCTAACCTCTAAGGTGATAGAAGATTGCATAATGTGGATCATAGTAAGATGTATATAAGAGATAAATCTAATTTAagatctatatacagggtgttaggtaaatgggtatatgagccgacactagcccatgttaacataggcatataaatgatatagtgaagtcagaaatttgatatcatcattttatttttttaaattttcatacaaaataaattttacactaatcaaaattataaaattaaaataattaaaatgaagatagcAATTTTCTGAcctcaccataccatttatatgtccatgttaacatgggctagtatcggctcatatacccatttacctaacatcctgtatatgcACAAGTTACAGGATAATCTATTGTTTTTGGGACTTCGTGTATGGATGCAGTCTGAGGTCAAAGTAAGCATACTAAGGCTTAGTAACTAAGCGGACCTCATTCACtaaccgcagaccgcatccagtatGACATATCTTTCAGTGTATAATTTGTAATAGGGgctaatttgcaacaaaatattataaactaaaGTTCCGTCTCTACTATTCACTTACCATCACAAGTTTCAATAGCGTTCGCCGGGATATCTCCCCTCTGCGTCGACGGTGTAGGCAGGATCCCACTTGCATCGATATAATTTGTCCTGTAGTCGTCTCCCTGCATTTCTTCTCTCTTCCTCCTTGCATCTCTCTCCCTGAACTCTTTAACGTCTTCCACGTCCGACTCATCCTCGGAGAGGTTGGTGGGAGGTAGCACGTCTTCAAGAGGACATCCAAGGGAAGCGAGAGCAGCACGCTCGTTGCCGTAAATTTCAACTGGGGCGTTTTCTTCGTGGTACTGTGTGGACAAATAGTATGATAAAATTGACCATTGAGTATTCTACCAACACAATTCGGCGTTATAGTGTGACGTCAGGTAGCGCTCTAG comes from the Ostrinia nubilalis chromosome 17, ilOstNubi1.1, whole genome shotgun sequence genome and includes:
- the LOC135079853 gene encoding cartilage oligomeric matrix protein translates to MACKVMWRTLALLAVVAAGQALTMDEDAANNIVATAASAREGGELAIILQGPHSKNRREELLHVKGTDDASISIYYMRKSNKVTLESLNDGHLKSVSWGLGSHVRSTLMLSVSSNRVKLFVGCHPLHSHTMPSRYDLLSLMANTKLKVYHEENAPVEIYGNERAALASLGCPLEDVLPPTNLSEDESDVEDVKEFRERDARRKREEMQGDDYRTNYIDASGILPTPSTQRGDIPANAIETCDDEVIRHLQLLTQRIETLHRVVADQKGTIDGLRAQLQQCCHRQPVERCTGSTCYQGVQCRNTASGAECGPCPPGMEGDGRRCVPIQCNRRPCSRGQYCTDTDKGYRCDRCPNGQTSDGITCTSPCSANPCFGGRVPCHDLPNGEFRCGSCPAGYTGNGQDCYKVSCTVNTCFQGVECRETSAGPRCGSCPQGYSGDGRRCQHICETHRPCGNRPCRPMSNSPYYQCEGCEKGYEYRDGYGCVDVDECDLIRPCDDLVSCRNEEGGFQCGPCPAGFEGSQGWRGAGNEVRKEQCVDIDECAEGRAICPRGRLCVNTPGSYICVPCGGNFFVNTTRPCFDDFDRGESLIRLCDPNYCRRFNAVCGYGNKCVCATGWAGNGTVCGRDTDLDGYPDHRLDCSEVRCKADNCPTVSNSGQEDADGDGVGDSCDPDADGDGIANHPDNCPLIANPDQADRDEDQSDKRGDLCDNCPRRYNPDQEDTDGDGIGDVCDPDMDDDGIINEEDNCPRAYNPRQEDTDRDTIGDACDNCPRVRNPAQDDADRDNVGDACDSDVDRDQDGIQDGLDNCPYDPNSDQLDVDGDGKGDACDDDDDNDGVPDAEDNCPLVANRDQRDSNGDRVGDACDNDFDGDQVINELDNCPNNSRIHRTDFRKYMTVRLDPEGESQQDPNWAINNEGAEILQTLNSDPGLAVGFEYFGGVDFDGTFFVDSNIDDDYVGFIFGYQNNKRFYVVMWKKNTQTYWQTTPFRAVAEPGIQLKLVNSKTGPGKTLRNALWNTESTPDQVTLLWKDPRNVGWREKTAYRWSLLHRPKIGLIRLKIYENNRLVADSGNVYDNTLKGGRLGVFCFSQEMIIWSNLVYRCNDKIPSNIVSELSPRILKEKKLEVDHEFYYQ